In Thermotoga sp. Ku-13t, one genomic interval encodes:
- a CDS encoding acetyl-CoA hydrolase/transferase family protein → MDWREVYRKKLVDIDKVLDLVQSNHTIVVGMAPMEPKIFLRNLHRVADRVENVTVFTCLNMEEYPFYMSERYSKSFQNASWYFGASNRQAVKNNYGTVSYVPNNLHQAGTNLLDSRDIDLFVGVASPMDKNGFLTLSASIVYEKDVMERAKKVVLEVNPRAPRTHGDTQVHISEVDYVIEVDYDLPEAELAEPTDVESKIAHHVSELIEDGSTIQIGIGGIPNAVAKLLSSKKDLGVHTEMFTESMIDLFEMGVITNRKKTLWKGKFVCTFAFGTKRLYNFVDDNPSVMFLRGRYVNDPYVIAQNEKMVSINTALMVDLTGNVCSEALGTQHYSGTGGQLDTHRGAVKSKNGKGIIALRSTAKNGTISTIVPLLPQGSPITVPRQELDYVVTEWGIAHVRGKTVKERTLELISVAHPNFREMLQFEARKLGLI, encoded by the coding sequence ATGGACTGGCGAGAAGTTTACAGGAAAAAACTCGTCGATATTGACAAAGTGCTAGATCTCGTTCAGAGCAACCATACGATAGTCGTCGGAATGGCGCCGATGGAACCCAAAATCTTCCTACGAAACCTCCACAGGGTCGCAGATAGGGTTGAGAACGTAACTGTGTTCACCTGTCTCAACATGGAGGAGTATCCGTTCTACATGAGTGAGAGATACAGCAAAAGTTTCCAGAACGCATCCTGGTACTTCGGTGCCTCGAACAGACAGGCGGTGAAGAACAACTACGGAACGGTCAGTTACGTTCCGAACAACCTTCATCAGGCGGGAACGAACCTTCTGGACAGCAGAGATATCGACCTCTTCGTGGGTGTCGCTTCCCCCATGGACAAAAACGGTTTTCTCACACTATCAGCATCGATCGTCTACGAAAAGGATGTGATGGAGAGAGCCAAAAAGGTGGTGCTCGAGGTCAACCCCAGGGCGCCGAGAACTCATGGAGATACCCAGGTTCACATCAGCGAGGTAGACTACGTGATCGAGGTCGATTATGACTTACCGGAGGCTGAACTCGCTGAGCCAACGGACGTTGAATCGAAAATAGCCCATCACGTCAGTGAACTGATCGAAGACGGTTCCACCATCCAGATAGGCATCGGTGGGATACCAAACGCCGTTGCGAAATTGCTCTCCAGTAAGAAGGATCTGGGTGTTCACACGGAGATGTTCACCGAGTCCATGATAGACCTTTTCGAAATGGGGGTGATAACGAACAGAAAGAAAACTTTGTGGAAGGGTAAGTTCGTCTGTACGTTCGCTTTCGGCACGAAGAGGCTCTACAATTTCGTGGATGACAACCCCTCGGTGATGTTCCTGCGCGGAAGGTATGTGAACGATCCGTACGTGATCGCACAGAACGAAAAGATGGTGAGCATCAACACGGCGCTCATGGTGGATCTGACAGGAAACGTCTGCTCCGAAGCTCTGGGCACACAGCATTACAGTGGAACCGGTGGGCAACTCGATACCCACAGGGGAGCGGTGAAGAGTAAAAACGGTAAAGGTATCATCGCTTTGAGATCGACCGCAAAGAATGGCACCATTTCAACGATCGTGCCACTGTTGCCGCAGGGTTCTCCCATCACCGTTCCAAGGCAAGAATTGGACTACGTTGTCACCGAATGGGGCATCGCGCACGTCAGGGGAAAAACCGTGAAGGAAAGAACACTGGAACTCATCTCTGTCGCTCATCCAAATTTCAGGGAAATGCTGCAATTCGAAGCCAGGAAACTGGGTTTAATTTGA
- a CDS encoding hotdog domain-containing protein, with product MKSLEQLLGMNRMVELTIDETLVWREDREMELLELASTSGLCAQIFHIGYDLIQPFLDENEVSVVVEANVRHLAPVRVGQTVAVGVKVIGTAENKIKLRGVVMKGETKILEIEFVRAVVSRNYLRRAAIEKTT from the coding sequence GTGAAAAGCTTGGAACAGTTGCTCGGGATGAACAGAATGGTTGAACTCACCATAGACGAAACCCTGGTCTGGCGCGAGGATCGAGAAATGGAATTGCTTGAGCTTGCCAGCACTTCAGGACTCTGCGCCCAGATCTTCCATATTGGTTACGATTTGATACAACCGTTTCTGGATGAGAATGAAGTCTCCGTTGTGGTCGAGGCGAACGTCAGACATCTGGCTCCGGTGAGGGTCGGACAGACAGTCGCGGTGGGAGTAAAAGTCATCGGAACGGCTGAGAACAAGATCAAACTTCGTGGGGTCGTGATGAAGGGTGAAACGAAGATTCTCGAGATCGAATTCGTGAGGGCAGTTGTATCGAGGAACTATCTCAGGAGGGCTGCCATTGAGAAGACCACGTGA
- a CDS encoding ABC transporter substrate-binding protein has translation MKKIVVSLLILFAVLSFARTIKIGAVLPLSDITGRQAANAMKLAVKEVNEAGGVLGMQLELFIVDDEMKPEKGAAAIDRLATVEKVDFFVGGMSSSVHLAQIPILKKYQKITVWIGAASYKCEEAIGPDADWYFHLHPWDYLQGESYAHGWRAITEKYPQVKIEKIFLAYEEGAFGTSSFKSYQDEFELAKKGTGVWTGLMKDLKGASFKSAALGGGDYRAVLLQAKQYDPDLFIWAGYDADAIPILVQAKEIGFAPKLFVGAPPGWPAGFGKNPLSHGVILYGMWAPTLKDVSPVAKRFWDAYVKEFNEEPATYFAPLGYTNIMFLVEGIKKAGSLDKEAIIKALREIEYDSPVGGVLKISPSRIIKNQGFRAQKILQWQNGVQHVIWPFEYQTAELIYPFPGWEGR, from the coding sequence ATGAAGAAAATCGTGGTCTCACTACTGATCTTGTTCGCAGTTTTGAGTTTTGCGCGAACCATCAAGATTGGAGCCGTTCTGCCGCTATCCGACATAACGGGAAGGCAAGCCGCGAACGCCATGAAGTTGGCGGTGAAGGAAGTCAACGAAGCAGGCGGTGTGCTCGGCATGCAACTGGAACTGTTCATCGTTGACGATGAGATGAAGCCAGAGAAGGGAGCTGCTGCGATCGACAGGCTCGCCACGGTAGAAAAAGTCGATTTCTTCGTCGGAGGAATGTCTAGCAGCGTGCATTTGGCACAGATTCCCATACTGAAAAAATACCAGAAGATAACAGTTTGGATAGGTGCTGCGTCCTACAAGTGTGAGGAAGCGATAGGACCAGATGCAGATTGGTACTTTCATTTGCACCCATGGGATTATCTGCAGGGTGAAAGCTATGCACACGGCTGGCGGGCGATCACAGAAAAGTATCCTCAAGTGAAGATCGAAAAGATCTTCCTGGCTTACGAAGAAGGCGCCTTCGGAACGAGCTCGTTCAAATCGTATCAGGACGAGTTCGAACTCGCAAAGAAGGGAACGGGAGTTTGGACCGGCTTGATGAAGGACCTCAAGGGTGCATCTTTCAAGAGTGCGGCGCTCGGAGGAGGAGACTACAGGGCGGTCCTTCTTCAGGCGAAACAGTACGATCCTGACCTGTTCATCTGGGCCGGTTACGATGCCGACGCGATACCGATCCTCGTTCAGGCCAAGGAGATAGGTTTCGCACCCAAGCTGTTCGTCGGAGCGCCTCCGGGATGGCCGGCAGGTTTTGGTAAGAACCCGCTCTCCCATGGTGTCATTCTGTACGGCATGTGGGCACCCACTCTGAAAGATGTCAGTCCCGTCGCAAAACGCTTCTGGGATGCGTACGTCAAGGAATTCAACGAAGAACCGGCAACGTACTTCGCTCCACTCGGATATACCAACATAATGTTCCTCGTTGAGGGCATCAAGAAAGCTGGCTCGCTCGACAAAGAAGCTATCATCAAAGCACTAAGAGAAATCGAGTACGATTCGCCGGTTGGAGGAGTTCTCAAGATCTCACCGAGCAGGATCATCAAGAACCAAGGTTTCAGGGCCCAGAAGATCTTGCAATGGCAGAACGGCGTGCAGCACGTCATCTGGCCTTTTGAGTATCAAACGGCGGAATTGATCTATCCTTTCCCAGGTTGGGAAGGTAGGTAA
- the ftsH gene encoding ATP-dependent zinc metalloprotease FtsH, whose amino-acid sequence MNGNKPNYISLIFAALIILSIFWLVRSLYSPSTSASKMSFSDFIQMVETDPGRIAEVVVRDDGTIRVISKRGEYYEIYAPWFSQDTQTIRMLSEKGIRVTGEKGLSSSFWINVIGNVIFIAFLLFMFFFMMRTISGRNSQAFTFTRSRARMVRPGQQRVTFNDVAGVDEAVEELRETVLFLKDPGRFARIGARMPKGILLVGPPGTGKTLLARAVAGEANVPFFHISGSDFVELFVGVGAARVRDLFAQAKANAPCIVFIDEIDAVGRHRGAGLGGGHDEREQTLNQLLVEMDGFDVSQGIVVMAATNRPDILDPALLRPGRFDKKVVLDVPDVKGREAILRIHTRNKPIAEDVDLKVLAQRTTGFVGADLENLVNEAALLAARAGRDKITMADFEEAIDRVIAGPARKSRVISQREKRIVAYHEVGHAIVSTLLPNADPVHRISIIPRGYRALGYTLQLPAEDRYIVTKNELLDQITALLGGRAAEEIVFGEISTGAASDIERATELARKMVCQLGMSERLGPLVWGKTEQEIFLGKELTRLRNYSEEVASEIDEEVKRIVTECYERAKQLLLEHRKQLDELAELLLEREVIEGEELRKVLKRELSGEVVNGEKLGTVARDEQNG is encoded by the coding sequence TTGAACGGAAACAAGCCGAATTACATTTCGCTGATCTTTGCGGCACTCATCATACTGTCGATATTCTGGCTCGTCCGTTCTCTCTACAGTCCTTCAACAAGTGCGTCGAAGATGAGTTTCAGCGATTTCATACAGATGGTCGAGACGGATCCCGGTCGCATCGCCGAGGTTGTGGTCAGGGACGATGGAACCATAAGGGTCATTTCGAAACGCGGCGAGTACTACGAAATCTACGCGCCGTGGTTCTCTCAGGATACCCAGACCATAAGGATGCTGAGCGAAAAAGGCATACGCGTGACCGGTGAGAAGGGTCTGAGCAGTTCTTTCTGGATCAACGTCATCGGTAACGTGATCTTCATAGCATTCCTGCTGTTCATGTTCTTTTTCATGATGAGGACCATCTCCGGCCGCAACAGTCAGGCCTTCACGTTCACGCGCAGCAGGGCCCGGATGGTCAGACCGGGTCAGCAGCGCGTCACCTTCAACGATGTGGCCGGTGTGGACGAAGCGGTGGAAGAACTGAGAGAGACGGTGCTGTTTTTGAAGGATCCAGGACGGTTCGCACGCATAGGCGCACGGATGCCGAAAGGTATACTCCTCGTTGGTCCTCCCGGCACCGGCAAAACTCTGCTCGCGAGGGCCGTTGCAGGAGAAGCGAACGTACCGTTTTTCCACATAAGTGGTTCTGATTTCGTCGAGCTGTTCGTTGGTGTGGGTGCGGCACGCGTCAGGGATCTGTTCGCGCAGGCCAAGGCGAACGCACCCTGCATCGTGTTCATAGACGAGATCGACGCGGTTGGAAGACACAGGGGAGCAGGACTCGGAGGTGGGCACGACGAGCGCGAGCAGACGCTGAACCAGCTTCTGGTGGAGATGGATGGATTCGATGTCAGCCAGGGCATCGTGGTGATGGCAGCAACGAACAGACCCGACATTTTGGATCCCGCGTTGCTCAGGCCTGGCAGGTTCGATAAGAAAGTGGTCCTCGATGTTCCAGATGTGAAAGGAAGAGAGGCGATCCTCAGGATACACACCAGGAACAAACCCATTGCCGAGGATGTGGATCTGAAGGTTCTGGCACAGCGCACCACTGGATTTGTCGGAGCGGACCTGGAGAATCTGGTGAACGAGGCGGCTTTGCTCGCCGCAAGGGCTGGTAGGGATAAAATAACGATGGCCGACTTTGAGGAAGCGATTGACAGGGTCATAGCTGGGCCTGCGAGGAAGTCCCGAGTGATCAGCCAGAGGGAGAAGAGGATCGTGGCTTATCACGAGGTTGGACACGCCATCGTTTCTACTCTTCTGCCGAACGCCGATCCTGTTCACAGAATCTCCATAATACCTCGAGGTTACCGCGCCCTCGGTTACACGCTGCAGTTGCCAGCCGAAGATAGGTACATCGTTACGAAAAACGAGCTCCTCGATCAGATAACGGCCCTCCTCGGTGGACGCGCTGCAGAGGAGATCGTCTTCGGTGAGATCTCTACGGGTGCTGCATCGGACATTGAGAGAGCCACCGAACTTGCGAGGAAGATGGTCTGCCAGCTTGGGATGAGCGAACGGTTGGGACCACTCGTGTGGGGTAAGACGGAGCAGGAGATCTTCCTCGGTAAAGAACTCACAAGGCTCAGAAACTACAGTGAAGAAGTTGCCAGCGAGATAGACGAAGAAGTCAAACGCATCGTGACCGAATGCTACGAGAGGGCGAAGCAGTTACTTCTGGAGCATAGGAAACAGCTCGACGAGCTGGCCGAACTTTTGCTTGAAAGGGAAGTCATAGAAGGTGAGGAGTTGAGGAAAGTGTTGAAAAGAGAGCTGAGCGGGGAAGTGGTGAACGGTGAAAAGCTTGGAACAGTTGCTCGGGATGAACAGAATGGTTGA
- a CDS encoding branched-chain amino acid ABC transporter permease: MRYIFIPAICVLCFVLPFFIDAYLVHVFTSIMIFLSLSLSWDMMLRTGQLSFGIAGFFGLGAYASIIAVDDFSVHPMLSIFVAAVFAALVAFTLGWIVLRLREIYFAITTLALSSVFMIFARNLSDLTGGSAGKVLYESIFGGDPIKTYWLVLSVTLAVVLLSEIFQRSRIRFAINSIRDDEIAAKCSGVNIFKYLLFVFVLTSAIQGAVGALYAQQYAFVEPESTFSANFLLLPMSMALVGGIYSTIGPIIGALALGLASEYLKLLMPYGHLIIYGLILIVTILFLPRGVYGTITEKMAKKR; the protein is encoded by the coding sequence ATGAGATACATCTTTATACCAGCGATATGCGTGCTGTGCTTTGTGCTGCCCTTCTTCATCGACGCCTATCTCGTGCACGTGTTCACTTCGATCATGATCTTTCTATCCCTGTCCTTGAGCTGGGACATGATGCTGCGAACGGGCCAGCTCTCTTTTGGAATAGCCGGTTTCTTTGGCCTTGGTGCCTACGCTTCGATCATAGCTGTTGACGATTTTTCCGTTCATCCCATGTTGAGCATCTTTGTTGCTGCAGTCTTTGCAGCCCTCGTGGCCTTCACCCTTGGATGGATAGTACTGAGGCTCAGGGAGATCTACTTCGCCATAACGACACTCGCTCTTTCCAGCGTTTTCATGATCTTTGCGAGGAACCTGAGCGATCTCACCGGTGGTTCTGCAGGAAAGGTGCTCTACGAATCGATTTTTGGTGGAGATCCCATCAAAACTTACTGGCTCGTTCTTTCGGTGACACTCGCTGTGGTCCTGCTGTCGGAAATTTTTCAGAGAAGCAGGATTCGCTTTGCGATCAACTCCATAAGGGATGATGAGATCGCGGCGAAGTGTTCTGGTGTGAACATTTTCAAATATCTTTTGTTCGTCTTCGTGCTCACATCGGCTATTCAGGGTGCGGTGGGCGCACTTTATGCTCAGCAGTACGCGTTCGTGGAGCCAGAAAGCACTTTTTCTGCAAACTTTCTGCTGCTCCCGATGTCGATGGCGCTGGTTGGTGGCATCTATTCGACCATCGGTCCAATAATAGGTGCCCTCGCTCTCGGGCTGGCTTCGGAATACCTCAAGTTGCTCATGCCCTACGGGCATCTGATCATCTACGGTTTGATCCTCATCGTGACGATACTGTTTTTACCGAGAGGCGTTTATGGAACCATCACCGAGAAAATGGCAAAGAAGAGGTAG
- a CDS encoding branched-chain amino acid ABC transporter permease: MNKKTIGYIVLVVVLFLVALLRPYAFFYGLQRGSLYGLVALPLALILGIVGLLNLAHGEFLTLSLYLTYVLFNKFGVDPAVSSLLTFPILFVFGLLVYKLVIERSLKSHHLNLLLLTFGVSIVMVESFNILWTSRPRNIYTPYATTSIKVFGIHVGAYEFVYTLLAFLVLAGLLVFLKRTRLGQATYAVGQNPKGAALVGINVKLVYAFVFGLSAALVALAGSFLSVRSSIFPQAGGPFTMKSFSLTAMAGLGNLFGIVLAGIVLAIAEEVVKSIPDYAGWADLVFFAVLIIAIVVRAFGRREG, translated from the coding sequence GTGAACAAGAAAACGATCGGCTACATAGTTTTAGTTGTTGTGCTTTTCCTCGTTGCGTTGTTGAGACCGTACGCTTTTTTCTACGGCTTGCAGAGGGGCAGTCTCTACGGTCTGGTTGCTCTGCCCCTGGCGCTCATACTCGGCATCGTTGGGCTTTTGAATCTGGCTCACGGTGAATTTTTGACGCTGTCACTTTATCTCACTTACGTCCTTTTCAACAAGTTTGGAGTGGACCCAGCTGTTTCTTCTCTGTTAACGTTTCCCATCCTCTTTGTTTTCGGGCTGCTCGTGTACAAACTTGTCATAGAGAGATCCTTGAAATCCCACCATCTCAACCTTCTGCTCTTAACGTTCGGCGTCTCCATAGTCATGGTCGAATCGTTCAACATCCTGTGGACTTCCAGACCCAGGAACATATACACACCCTACGCAACGACATCGATCAAGGTTTTTGGCATCCACGTGGGTGCGTACGAGTTCGTCTACACACTCTTAGCGTTCCTCGTGCTGGCCGGATTGCTCGTTTTCTTGAAGAGGACACGCTTGGGGCAGGCAACCTACGCAGTTGGACAGAACCCGAAAGGTGCAGCTCTGGTGGGCATCAACGTTAAACTGGTGTATGCGTTCGTGTTCGGTCTTTCGGCGGCACTGGTGGCACTTGCAGGATCATTTCTGTCTGTGAGGAGCTCCATCTTCCCGCAGGCTGGGGGACCATTCACGATGAAATCTTTCAGCTTGACAGCGATGGCGGGCCTGGGGAATCTCTTCGGTATAGTGCTTGCTGGTATTGTGCTCGCGATCGCTGAGGAAGTTGTGAAATCCATACCAGATTATGCGGGCTGGGCAGACCTGGTGTTCTTCGCTGTGCTAATAATCGCGATCGTCGTCAGGGCTTTTGGGAGGAGAGAGGGATGA
- a CDS encoding 3-oxoacyl-ACP synthase — MRDHVGVAGIGTYLPKRYLSAKELASLTGIDEKVIVEKFGIKGKYVPAEDDTTSHMGIMAAREAIKNARIDPEEIDVVIWNGAQHKDYPCWLACAKVAHEIGAKRAWAFDMEAMCGSMIVGLQVARSIMLSEKNVNTVLLVSGYRNVDLVNHSYKPTSFMLDIGASGAAVVLKKNLGENILLGVSSIVDGSFAEDCIVPVGGTKKWPVKPEDLDEYYFHLVDPESFKERLNSVTLKNFYSVIDDALMKSGFSRKDISYLAILHFKRSAHLEVLAELGLKEDQSFYLEGYGHMGQNDQIFSLQEGLKCGKIKDGDVIVLVGAGVGWTWNAAVLKWGKMREPIMW, encoded by the coding sequence ATGCGAGATCACGTGGGCGTAGCCGGGATAGGAACGTACCTTCCGAAACGGTATTTGAGTGCGAAAGAACTGGCCTCGCTGACCGGTATCGACGAAAAGGTTATCGTGGAAAAGTTCGGAATCAAAGGCAAATACGTTCCAGCAGAAGATGACACCACGAGTCATATGGGCATCATGGCCGCAAGGGAAGCGATCAAAAACGCACGGATCGATCCAGAAGAGATAGATGTTGTTATCTGGAACGGTGCGCAGCACAAAGATTACCCCTGCTGGCTCGCCTGTGCGAAGGTTGCTCATGAAATCGGTGCGAAGCGTGCCTGGGCGTTCGACATGGAAGCGATGTGTGGTTCGATGATTGTGGGACTTCAAGTGGCGAGGTCCATCATGTTGAGCGAGAAGAACGTGAACACAGTTTTGCTGGTGAGCGGTTATCGAAACGTTGATCTAGTGAATCATTCGTACAAACCGACCTCTTTCATGCTCGACATAGGTGCAAGCGGTGCGGCCGTGGTGCTCAAGAAGAATCTGGGTGAGAACATCCTTCTGGGTGTCTCGAGCATCGTTGACGGTTCCTTTGCAGAAGATTGTATCGTACCAGTCGGAGGCACGAAAAAGTGGCCGGTGAAGCCCGAAGATCTCGACGAGTATTATTTTCATCTCGTGGATCCCGAATCCTTCAAAGAGAGATTGAACAGCGTCACGTTGAAGAACTTCTATTCGGTGATAGATGACGCTCTGATGAAGAGCGGATTTTCCCGCAAAGACATATCGTACCTCGCCATACTCCATTTCAAGAGATCGGCACACCTTGAGGTACTGGCTGAACTTGGTTTGAAAGAAGACCAATCTTTCTACCTCGAAGGTTACGGTCACATGGGACAGAACGATCAGATCTTTTCGTTGCAGGAGGGTTTGAAATGCGGAAAGATCAAAGATGGTGATGTGATCGTCCTAGTGGGGGCGGGCGTGGGCTGGACGTGGAACGCGGCGGTCCTGAAATGGGGAAAGATGAGAGAGCCCATCATGTGGTGA
- a CDS encoding radical SAM protein: MRRPRDSKDLKEQSIVAQFRAGEKYIEEVNMKGDVMVALIYPDMYDLAVSSLGFNLAWKHLNQLKRVRCERFVYDESFKRFYSLDSRTPIDQFKVWAFSLHFENDVLNVVKLLLKKAVPLKNLDRSDLHPVILFGGTLTYVDLSLIRKIADVILHGDIEPMLPHLEEAFQNISRSSLLHAFAKLPFASVPALGKRYEGISQCRELDLHVPVSPLVPSRGDFAGRLLIEIERGCIHRCAYCMMGKLKKPARFLSLEKISDVLRRHNSVGLIASNVTDYPWLDELIDLLERSNVSVSVSSLRLDRLNERFLNFLRKHQNSFTVALESASERLRNVLKKDLSDVQIEKALLMARKAGFEEIKVYFMFGFDEETEHDLRAIGDVARHILELGFRTVKFSINPFVPKRGTEMGEHHMQDEKTLKEKMKIISSSLPKEVKATFESLKQSKIQYIINSMDENSAENFLTHAQHSDEGKIDKLVFEVATF; this comes from the coding sequence TTGAGAAGACCACGTGATTCGAAGGATTTGAAGGAGCAGAGCATTGTTGCACAATTCAGAGCCGGTGAGAAGTATATTGAAGAGGTGAACATGAAGGGCGACGTGATGGTCGCCCTTATTTATCCAGACATGTACGACCTCGCAGTTTCCAGCCTCGGGTTCAACCTCGCATGGAAACACCTCAACCAGCTCAAACGGGTTCGCTGTGAGCGTTTCGTCTACGACGAGAGTTTCAAAAGGTTCTACTCGCTCGACAGCCGAACACCAATAGACCAGTTCAAGGTCTGGGCATTCTCTCTTCACTTTGAGAACGATGTTCTCAACGTTGTAAAACTCCTTCTGAAGAAGGCTGTGCCGCTGAAAAATCTGGATCGATCCGATCTGCATCCTGTTATCCTTTTTGGAGGAACCCTCACGTACGTCGATTTGTCCCTGATCCGCAAAATTGCCGATGTGATACTCCATGGCGATATCGAACCGATGTTGCCCCACCTTGAAGAAGCATTTCAGAACATCAGCAGGTCATCTCTTCTACACGCCTTCGCGAAGCTTCCCTTTGCCAGTGTACCGGCATTGGGTAAAAGGTACGAGGGAATCTCCCAGTGCCGTGAACTCGATCTCCACGTTCCTGTTTCTCCCCTAGTCCCTTCACGCGGTGATTTCGCGGGCAGACTCCTAATCGAGATAGAGAGGGGCTGTATTCACAGATGTGCCTACTGCATGATGGGCAAATTGAAGAAGCCCGCCAGGTTCTTGAGCTTGGAAAAGATATCTGACGTTTTGCGTAGACACAATTCTGTGGGACTGATCGCCTCGAACGTGACCGACTATCCATGGCTGGATGAGCTCATCGATCTGCTCGAACGTTCGAACGTCTCAGTTTCTGTTTCATCGCTCAGATTGGATCGACTGAATGAGAGGTTCCTGAATTTTTTGAGAAAGCATCAGAACAGCTTCACCGTTGCTCTGGAAAGTGCGAGTGAAAGGCTGAGGAACGTTCTGAAAAAAGACCTGTCTGATGTACAAATCGAGAAGGCCTTGCTCATGGCAAGGAAGGCTGGTTTCGAAGAGATAAAGGTCTACTTCATGTTCGGTTTCGATGAGGAAACCGAACACGATCTGAGAGCGATCGGCGATGTGGCCAGACACATTCTTGAACTTGGATTCAGAACGGTCAAATTCTCGATAAATCCGTTCGTACCCAAACGTGGCACTGAGATGGGAGAACACCACATGCAGGATGAAAAGACTTTGAAAGAAAAGATGAAGATCATCTCCTCGTCCTTACCTAAGGAAGTGAAAGCCACGTTTGAGAGTCTGAAACAGAGCAAAATCCAGTACATCATAAACAGCATGGACGAAAACAGTGCCGAGAATTTCTTAACGCACGCTCAGCATTCTGACGAAGGCAAAATCGACAAACTCGTGTTCGAAGTGGCAACTTTTTGA
- a CDS encoding TetR/AcrR family transcriptional regulator — protein MRRDPKRSDGKKTFSDLLSSALELFATHGYHAVSVPMISKKAGVKPPTFYQYFNSKESVHEKLIQEAFNLFVSSMSTINDENPRSLVETFIKAYAAFFSNHFQHFRILHEAVYLKRNLKRKLDQVLRTKVVEKLLPYAEEKEKKVATWFVTGPIRFACIFRSLVEERSIEETMVEDFVELITSGIDPDDHVLDSRVFDVDVKPLIVETSSTKTRLLQAAEKLFGKYGYRNTMVSDITKLASVAAGTFYVYFQSKESILEELVMSTNRNLRLTIASAIKGFADRRDAEIAGYSAFLKFFLNHPSMYSVVRQAEFFNPSISRTYYEKIFNSYLPPLNRAIELNMIKPLRATNLAVALMGIGHFMGEDLVVYSKTSLSQINDYLFLLARYLFKGVGLEKVRTSNSAQ, from the coding sequence TTGAGGAGAGACCCAAAACGCTCGGATGGGAAGAAAACCTTCTCCGACCTGCTCAGCTCAGCCTTGGAACTCTTCGCAACGCACGGTTATCATGCTGTCTCCGTTCCCATGATTTCGAAAAAGGCAGGTGTGAAACCCCCAACTTTCTACCAGTATTTCAACAGTAAAGAGAGCGTTCACGAAAAGTTGATCCAGGAAGCGTTCAACCTCTTTGTGAGCAGCATGAGTACCATCAACGATGAAAATCCCAGATCACTCGTCGAAACCTTCATAAAGGCGTACGCCGCGTTCTTTTCAAACCACTTTCAGCATTTTCGCATCCTCCACGAAGCTGTCTATTTGAAGAGAAACCTCAAAAGAAAACTCGATCAGGTTCTGAGGACCAAGGTTGTGGAAAAACTCTTACCTTACGCCGAAGAGAAAGAAAAAAAAGTGGCTACATGGTTCGTCACCGGACCGATCAGGTTCGCGTGTATATTCAGATCCCTCGTGGAAGAACGGTCGATCGAAGAAACGATGGTTGAAGACTTCGTGGAGCTCATCACCAGCGGCATCGATCCGGACGATCACGTTCTGGACAGCCGTGTTTTCGATGTGGATGTGAAACCCCTCATTGTTGAAACCAGTTCAACCAAAACACGGTTGCTTCAGGCGGCTGAAAAGCTCTTCGGAAAGTACGGCTATCGGAACACGATGGTGAGTGATATCACAAAACTGGCGAGCGTTGCGGCTGGCACTTTTTACGTGTACTTTCAGAGCAAGGAATCCATACTCGAAGAACTCGTGATGTCCACGAACAGGAACCTGAGGCTCACCATTGCGAGTGCGATTAAAGGTTTCGCCGACAGACGTGACGCAGAAATAGCGGGTTACAGCGCGTTCTTGAAATTCTTCCTGAACCATCCCAGCATGTACTCGGTCGTCAGGCAGGCCGAGTTTTTTAACCCCAGCATTTCGCGGACGTACTACGAGAAAATCTTCAACAGTTACCTCCCTCCGCTGAACAGGGCGATCGAGCTGAACATGATCAAGCCTCTCAGAGCCACAAATCTTGCGGTTGCGCTCATGGGCATTGGTCATTTCATGGGAGAAGACCTTGTCGTCTACAGCAAGACGTCCCTGTCTCAGATCAACGATTATCTCTTCCTCCTGGCGCGCTACCTTTTCAAGGGTGTAGGGCTTGAAAAAGTGAGAACGAGCAACAGCGCGCAATAA